The following coding sequences lie in one Bacteroides helcogenes P 36-108 genomic window:
- a CDS encoding MalY/PatB family protein, whose translation METYDFDKIIDRRGTGALKLDVLQERYGRADLLPLWVADMDFETPAFITEALRRRLEHSLYGYTKDSANYWPTVINWIASHHGWQVEREWLTYIPGIVKGIGMVINVFVKPDEKVIIQPPVYHPFRLTPQGNGREVVYNPLREHADGSYSMDFENLEAVADDKCRLLILSNPHNPAGIVWDKETLVRLADFCHRRHILVISDEIHCDMALFGHKHLPFASVSPEAAACSITFGAPSKTFNIAGIVSSYAIVPNRDIRERFYGWLEANELNEAPLFAPISTIAAFSEGEAWRKQMLRYVEGNVDFVIDFCARHLPQIKPLRPQASFLVWLDCRGLHLSHDELQHLFVEEARLALNDGEMFGQGGEGFMRLNVGSPRSVLRQAMEQLAEAVRRTVKLH comes from the coding sequence ATGGAAACATACGATTTTGACAAGATTATAGACCGGCGGGGCACGGGCGCTCTGAAGTTAGACGTGCTGCAAGAACGCTACGGGCGTGCCGACCTGCTGCCTCTGTGGGTGGCGGACATGGACTTTGAGACACCGGCGTTCATCACCGAAGCCCTGCGCCGCAGGCTGGAACATTCTCTGTACGGCTACACCAAGGACTCTGCCAACTACTGGCCCACGGTCATCAACTGGATAGCCTCGCACCACGGCTGGCAGGTGGAGCGTGAGTGGCTGACCTACATTCCGGGCATCGTGAAGGGCATCGGCATGGTCATCAACGTATTTGTGAAGCCGGACGAGAAGGTGATTATCCAGCCGCCCGTCTATCATCCGTTCCGCCTGACGCCGCAGGGCAACGGGCGCGAGGTGGTGTACAACCCGCTACGCGAGCACGCGGACGGCTCTTACAGCATGGATTTTGAGAACCTGGAAGCCGTGGCGGACGATAAGTGCCGTCTGCTCATCCTCTCCAACCCGCACAACCCGGCGGGCATCGTGTGGGACAAGGAGACGTTAGTGCGCCTTGCCGACTTCTGCCACCGCCGCCACATCCTCGTTATTTCCGACGAGATACATTGCGACATGGCGCTGTTTGGGCACAAGCACCTGCCGTTTGCCTCCGTCTCGCCGGAGGCCGCCGCTTGCAGCATCACCTTCGGAGCGCCGTCCAAGACGTTCAACATCGCCGGCATCGTCAGCTCCTACGCCATTGTGCCCAACCGGGACATCCGCGAGCGTTTCTACGGCTGGCTGGAGGCGAACGAGCTGAACGAAGCGCCGCTCTTTGCGCCCATCTCCACCATTGCCGCCTTCAGCGAGGGCGAGGCGTGGCGTAAACAAATGCTGCGCTACGTGGAGGGCAACGTGGATTTCGTGATAGATTTCTGCGCCCGCCACCTGCCGCAAATCAAGCCGCTGCGTCCGCAGGCCTCCTTCTTGGTGTGGCTGGACTGCCGCGGCCTGCACTTGTCGCACGACGAGTTGCAGCACCTCTTTGTGGAAGAGGCTCGCCTTGCGCTGAACGACGGCGAGATGTTCGGTCAAGGCGGCGAGGGTTTCATGCGCCTCAATGTGGGTTCGCCCCGGAGCGTGCTGCGGCAGGCTATGGAGCAGCTTGCCGAGGCGGTGCGCAGGACGGTGAAGCTTCATTAA
- a CDS encoding PLP-dependent transferase — translation MKKQTKAIHTRFQSRDAYNSLSMPVYHTAAYEFDDADEMADAFCGRTNMPDYSRVMNPTVTFFENKVKALTGAADVIALSSGMAAISNTLLCVAAAGKNIVTSRHMFGNTYALVSGTLSRFGIEARLCDLTDVEAVARRIDGNTCCVYLEIITNPQMEVADLQALVRVAHEKNVPLIADTTAIPFTEFCSHDFGVDVEVVSSTKYLSGGATSIGGLVVDYGTCPGFGKRMRTEMLLNLGAYMTPHVAYMQTIGLETLDARYRIQSANTLELARKLCGLAAVKRVNCVGLEDNPFHALAQKQFGPTAGAMITIDLEDKDACFRFINGLKLIRRATNLFDSKSLAIHPASTIFGPFTDEQRRSMDVLDTTIRLSIGLEDVDDLFEDIEQALKK, via the coding sequence ATGAAGAAACAGACAAAAGCCATTCATACCCGGTTTCAGAGCCGGGACGCTTACAATTCGCTCAGTATGCCCGTCTATCATACGGCGGCCTACGAGTTTGACGATGCCGATGAAATGGCGGACGCTTTTTGCGGCAGGACGAATATGCCCGACTATTCGCGCGTGATGAACCCCACGGTGACTTTCTTTGAGAACAAGGTGAAGGCGTTGACCGGGGCGGCGGATGTCATAGCGCTGAGTTCGGGCATGGCGGCCATCAGCAATACGCTGCTCTGCGTGGCGGCGGCGGGAAAGAACATCGTCACCTCGCGCCACATGTTCGGCAATACCTACGCGCTGGTTTCGGGCACGCTGTCCCGCTTCGGGATAGAAGCGCGGCTGTGCGACCTCACCGATGTGGAGGCCGTGGCACGCCGGATAGACGGAAACACGTGCTGCGTCTATCTGGAGATTATCACCAATCCGCAGATGGAGGTGGCGGACTTGCAGGCATTGGTGCGGGTGGCGCACGAGAAGAATGTCCCACTGATAGCCGACACCACCGCCATTCCCTTCACCGAGTTCTGCTCGCACGACTTCGGGGTGGACGTGGAGGTGGTGTCCAGCACCAAGTATCTGTCGGGAGGGGCCACGTCCATTGGCGGACTGGTGGTGGACTACGGCACGTGCCCGGGCTTCGGCAAGCGGATGCGCACGGAAATGCTGCTCAACTTGGGCGCCTACATGACTCCGCACGTGGCCTATATGCAGACCATCGGACTGGAAACGCTCGATGCACGCTATCGCATACAGTCCGCCAACACCCTTGAACTGGCGCGGAAACTCTGCGGACTGGCTGCCGTGAAGCGCGTAAACTGTGTGGGGCTGGAAGATAATCCGTTTCATGCCTTGGCGCAGAAGCAGTTCGGCCCTACGGCGGGGGCGATGATTACCATCGACTTGGAGGATAAGGACGCTTGCTTCCGCTTCATCAATGGCTTGAAGCTGATACGCCGCGCCACCAACCTCTTTGACAGCAAGTCGCTTGCCATTCACCCGGCCAGCACCATTTTCGGCCCGTTCACGGACGAGCAGCGGCGCAGCATGGATGTGCTCGACACAACAATTCGTCTCTCTATCGGTTTAGAAGACGTGGACGATTTATTTGAAGATATAGAACAAGCATTAAAAAAGTAA
- the ilvC gene encoding ketol-acid reductoisomerase produces MAQMNFGGVIENVMTREEFPLEKAREILKDETIAVIGYGVQGPGQACNLRDNGFNVIVGQRQGKTYEKAVADGWVPGETLFGIEEACQKGSIIMCLLSDAAVMSVWPTMKLYLTPGKALYFSHGFAITWSDRTGCVPPKDIDVIMVAPKGSGTSLRTMFLEGRGLNSSYAIYQDATGKAMDRTLALGIGIGSGYLFETTFQREATSDLTGERGSLMGAIQGLLSAQYEVLRENGHTPSEAFNETVEELTQSLMPLFAKNGMDWMYANCSTTAQRGALDWMTPFHDAIKPVVQKLYASVKCGNEAQISIDSNSKPDYREKLNEELKAMRESEMWQTAVTVRKLRPENN; encoded by the coding sequence ATGGCACAAATGAATTTTGGCGGTGTTATCGAGAATGTAATGACCCGCGAGGAGTTTCCCTTGGAAAAAGCACGTGAAATCTTGAAAGACGAGACAATCGCCGTAATCGGTTACGGTGTGCAAGGTCCCGGTCAGGCTTGCAACCTGCGCGATAACGGTTTCAACGTAATCGTAGGTCAGCGTCAGGGCAAGACGTATGAGAAAGCCGTTGCCGACGGTTGGGTTCCGGGCGAGACACTGTTCGGCATCGAAGAAGCTTGTCAGAAAGGTTCCATTATCATGTGTCTGCTTTCTGATGCAGCCGTGATGTCCGTATGGCCTACCATGAAACTCTATCTGACTCCGGGCAAAGCCCTGTACTTCTCTCACGGTTTCGCTATCACTTGGAGCGACCGCACGGGTTGCGTTCCTCCCAAGGACATCGACGTTATCATGGTGGCTCCCAAAGGTTCGGGTACTTCATTGCGTACCATGTTCCTCGAAGGCCGTGGCTTGAACTCTTCTTACGCTATCTATCAGGATGCTACGGGCAAGGCTATGGACAGAACTCTGGCACTGGGTATCGGTATCGGTTCGGGCTACTTGTTCGAGACTACCTTCCAGCGCGAGGCTACTTCCGACTTGACCGGAGAGCGTGGCTCATTGATGGGTGCTATCCAAGGTCTGCTGTCCGCACAGTACGAAGTGCTGCGTGAGAACGGTCATACTCCTTCTGAGGCATTCAATGAAACTGTTGAAGAACTGACTCAATCTTTGATGCCATTGTTTGCAAAGAATGGTATGGACTGGATGTATGCCAACTGTTCTACTACGGCCCAACGTGGTGCTTTGGACTGGATGACTCCGTTCCACGATGCTATCAAGCCGGTGGTACAGAAGCTGTATGCCAGCGTGAAGTGCGGCAACGAGGCTCAGATTTCCATTGACAGCAACTCCAAGCCCGACTATCGCGAGAAGCTGAACGAAGAGTTGAAAGCCATGCGCGAAAGCGAAATGTGGCAGACGGCTGTTACGGTTCGCAAGCTCCGCCCGGAGAACAACTAA